DNA from Lentilitoribacter sp. Alg239-R112:
GATTTGCAGAAGCCTTCCCTGATCCAGAAAGTGTAACCTTTCCTGGGTTTTCTTTCGCATCATCAATCAAGTCTTGAAGAGTTTGATACGGGCTATCCGCTTTTACAACAATTGCATCTGGTGTGAAATGGAACATGTAAAATGTGTTCAAATCTTCGGTTTTAAACCCGACATCCTTTTGCGCTGGCTTAATGATAATATGTGGAAGATTAACTCCCATGATGGTCTGTCCGTCGCCATTCAAACCATTCAGTGAAGCCCAGCCCACAGCGCCTCCACCACCGGGTTGGTAGGAAATGACCATATCTTGGCCAAACTTATCTTTGAAAAATGGTTGTTGTAAGCGGGCCGAGATATCGGACTCACCGCCAGGACCAAATGGAATAACATAATTTACCGGGCCGGCTGTTTGAGCTTGTACGGTAAAACCGGTTGCTGTTAGAACTGCAATTGTAGCTGCGGCTTTAATAAGTGTTCTTCTGAACATGAGTTCCTCCCTGAAGATCATATAAATACTCACTACGAGTATCAGCATATGAACTCAGGAAATTTGTTCTGTGCAAATTGAAAACAGCATACGACATACCAAATTTACTGAATATTTTCATAAGATGGGTGAATTTCGTAACATCAGATGATTATGATGGGTAGAAAACCGCACATTTTACCAACACCACATCAACGGTAATCATTTTTGTCTAAACCATGCTTTCGCATTTTTTCGTAAAGTGACTTCCTAGATAAGCCCAATGCCTCTTGTGTGGACTTCAACACACCATTGGCTGATTTCAATTCAGCAATAATTAATTGCTTTTCAACAATCATAAGCTGGTCTGCTAATGGCAGGTATGAACTTGTGTTTTCATCTATCTCACCTAATTTCGATAGGCCCAATACATATCTATCAGCTTCATGCTTTAACTCTCTGATATTCCCTGGCCAATCATGTGACAAAACCTTGGACATGAAACCTCTGGGAATGGTTGAAATTTCTCTGCCATACTTCACTGATGCTTCGTTCATCAGTTGGATAAAAAGTTCCGGAATGTCATCTGTACGTTCAGCCAACGGTAACATTTTTAATTCAATCTGATTTAGGCGGTGCCACAGGTCTGCTCTGAACTTTCCATTCTCAATAAAGGAATTTATTCCATCGCTTGCGGCGGCTATAAATCTGACATCAAGTTCAATAATCTCATTAGAGCCTAATCGTTGAGTAGTACGGTCTTCAACCACTCGCAGCAGCTTTAATTGAAGTTCGGGTGAGGAAGCATCTATACCATCGAGAAAAACGGTACCTCCTCTCGCCGTTTCTAGCTTTCCAAACCTTGACCGAACTGCGCCGTAAAAAGCCCCTTGTTCATGGCCAAACAAAGTGCCTTCCATTTGGTCATCGGAAAGTGCGCCACAGTTGATCACAGTAAATGGCTTTTCCTTTCGCCTACTCAATGAATGGATAGAACGGGCCACCACTTCTTTCCCGGTTCCGGTCGCACCGGTGATCAAAATATCTGTATCTATGGGCGAGATTACTTTTATATAATTTCTAAGTTCCGTAGCAAACGCGGACTGGCCAGTAATCTGGCTTTCCAAGTTATCTTGTTTGGTAAGACTTAAACGAAGCGTGCGGTTCTCTAGTATTATTTTACGCTTTGCGATTGCCTTCTTAGCAACTTCCACAAGGTGGTCTGGGTCAAAGGGTTTTTCAATAAAGTCATATGCACCAGATCGCATGGCATCCACTGAGAGTTTAATATCTCCGTGGCCCGTAAGCATTATAACAGGTATGTCCTGATCTTTATCTAATACTGAACTTAGCAACTGGAATCCGTCCATCAGCGGCATTCGAATATCCGAAATTACTATGAAGGGGCTATCTTCACCAATAATATCTAAAGCCAAATTTGCATCTTCAAATGTTCTTACATTTAAGCCAGAAAGTTGAAATTTTTGGGAAACCGCATTTCGTAAATGTTCTTCATCATCAATAAATAAAATTTCGAATTCATTATTCATTCGGCTGCTATCTCTTTTGTGTTTGCTAACTGAAGGGTCACGGAAAAAATGGCACCACCATCAACATGGTTTTCTGATTTGAGCTCACCATTAAAATCTTGTAAAACATTGTAGGAAATTGATAGACCTAAACCTAAACCTTCATTCACACCCTTCGTTGTGAAAAATGGATCAAATACCCGGTCCTTGATTTCATCGCTTAATCCTGTTCCATAATCCCTGAAGTGAACGACAACCGACTTTTGGTCTCTATATTCTATAGAGATGTCTATGGCGGGCTGATCCTTGTCCTTCATTGCATCTAGGGAATTACTCAACAAATTTACAAACACTTGCTGTAGGCGCCCTTCTCCACCTAATATGTAAATCGGTCTACGCTCGAAATTAAAGTTTATTTTTGCACGGCTGTCTTTGATCCGACCACTCATAATAACTTCAACGGCCTTAAAAACTTTTTCAAGATCTACACATGAAGCTGTCTGATTTGGTTTGCGCGCAAAGTTTCTCAAATGTCTTGTTAACTCAGCCATTCGATCAGACATCATTGAAATATAATCAATATTCTCTTTTGCTTGCGTGGTATTATTTCGCTTCAAAAATTCCCCCGCATTATCAGCATAAGTGCGAATAGCAGCAAGTGGTTGATTAAGTTCATGAGATAGAGCTGCTGACATTTGTCCTAATGCTGCTAACTTGCCGGCTTGCACAAGCTCTCGTTGAGTTGCGCGTAGTTTCTCCTCAGTTTGAATGCGCTCGTTAACTTCAATCGAAAGTGTATTGTTTGCGACTTTCAGATCACGAGTGCGCTCGTCTACACGATTTTCTAACTCTCTCTTCGCTTGTTCCTGTTGGCGTACATTATTTATAAACTGCGCTCGGCGATGTATGATAAATCCAACGAAGGTGAACAAAAGTAGAAGAAGTAAAAACGTGACAAACATAACGCTGTAAGAAAGTTTAGCTACTTTGGTAATCGGACTTAAAACATAAACAGTCCAACCAGCATTTATAACATTTGCAGGGGTAGCTAAAAATGTTTCGTTATGGGATCGGTCTTCAGAATCCAAGATTGTCAAAAGTCCGACATCTTTAATACTGGCATTTACAAACTGCGTATCAAGAATACCCAATTTTGATAATGGGTATTGTCGTGATCTTTTTATATTCTCTATTACGCTGGCTGCATTGATCACACCAAGAGGTAAGGAGTTCATCGACTTAAAAAGCCAGTTTTTATGGCTAGACATAAAAATGATCCCATGGCCATCGACAGCTACAATTTCACTTCCAGATTTTTGCCATCCATCTTCAATCTCATCAATTTCGATTTTAACAGCAACAACTCCAACAACTTGATCATTAATCTTTACTGGAGCAGAAAAATAATAACCACGCCTCAGAGAAGTCGTACCCAAAGCAAAATATATTGCCTTCTCACCTTTGATAGATTTTTTCACATAAGGCCTGTAACTTAAATTTCGACCTATAAATGAATGTGCTTTATCATAATTACTAGAAGCTACAGTCGTGCCCGAAAGGTCTATCAGATAGATATCCGACGCTCCGGTCTCAACTGTAACATTCTTCAAAAGTATGTTCATTTTCTCAAGCGGGCGATCATTTTTTGTCTGAACAGAAAAAAACTCTAAGACTGTACTATCACGCGCCAACAGTGCTGGAACTGAATCATAGCGTTCCAAATAATCACTCAATCCAGACACAACCAATCTGGATGTTTCCGCATCTTCTGTCGCTTGGCTTTTCAGGAAATACTGGTGAGAATATTGATACGAAATCGTCAGACAAAAACCCATGATTGCCAAAATGGCCAAAATAGATAGAAGCCGTACAGCAATTTGTGAGTTCGAGAATTTAGTTTTTACAACTTCCATATGGAATTAAGAACAGAAAAGAAGTTGAAATTCAACAGGGAGAACAGAAACACTATATTAGATACAATTCAAGATGTTGTTGACTTGCACCCATATGATGAGCTTGCATTTTAAGGCAACAATATCATTGGTTCGGCAAAGATGTAATTTTCTAATCAGAAGTAACCAAATTTCACTTCCATACAAATAAACTCACCCACATAAAAATCTAACACCTCGAACAAAAGAGCCCGAGGTGTTAGACAAAGCTGGCAATAAACTGATCAAGCAATCTACAAATTAAAACTCGAAAGCAACCCGTAATTCCGATATTAATAAACTATCGGATTTTTACGCTCAACCTGTCAAAGCTTCTTACTTGGCAAGTTCAATCGCGTCTTTTAAATCTTCTAAGTTACCGACTTGATTTGCGAGAATTAATACAAGTC
Protein-coding regions in this window:
- a CDS encoding tripartite tricarboxylate transporter substrate binding protein codes for the protein MFRRTLIKAAATIAVLTATGFTVQAQTAGPVNYVIPFGPGGESDISARLQQPFFKDKFGQDMVISYQPGGGGAVGWASLNGLNGDGQTIMGVNLPHIIIKPAQKDVGFKTEDLNTFYMFHFTPDAIVVKADSPYQTLQDLIDDAKENPGKVTLSGSGKASANHLAQIKFDKMADVKTTYVPFKGTGAAVTALLGGQVKAEWGYSTVGAKQGEAVRMLAVAMEGRHPLFPDVPTFKELGFDMIGGAYRGIALPNTASDETKKKWSDIIADINRDEAFIKKMLDGGFAMLDVSADEMDDFMKDRSAEYLKDAREAGLIE
- a CDS encoding sigma-54 dependent transcriptional regulator; translated protein: MNNEFEILFIDDEEHLRNAVSQKFQLSGLNVRTFEDANLALDIIGEDSPFIVISDIRMPLMDGFQLLSSVLDKDQDIPVIMLTGHGDIKLSVDAMRSGAYDFIEKPFDPDHLVEVAKKAIAKRKIILENRTLRLSLTKQDNLESQITGQSAFATELRNYIKVISPIDTDILITGATGTGKEVVARSIHSLSRRKEKPFTVINCGALSDDQMEGTLFGHEQGAFYGAVRSRFGKLETARGGTVFLDGIDASSPELQLKLLRVVEDRTTQRLGSNEIIELDVRFIAAASDGINSFIENGKFRADLWHRLNQIELKMLPLAERTDDIPELFIQLMNEASVKYGREISTIPRGFMSKVLSHDWPGNIRELKHEADRYVLGLSKLGEIDENTSSYLPLADQLMIVEKQLIIAELKSANGVLKSTQEALGLSRKSLYEKMRKHGLDKNDYR
- a CDS encoding ATP-binding protein; amino-acid sequence: MEVVKTKFSNSQIAVRLLSILAILAIMGFCLTISYQYSHQYFLKSQATEDAETSRLVVSGLSDYLERYDSVPALLARDSTVLEFFSVQTKNDRPLEKMNILLKNVTVETGASDIYLIDLSGTTVASSNYDKAHSFIGRNLSYRPYVKKSIKGEKAIYFALGTTSLRRGYYFSAPVKINDQVVGVVAVKIEIDEIEDGWQKSGSEIVAVDGHGIIFMSSHKNWLFKSMNSLPLGVINAASVIENIKRSRQYPLSKLGILDTQFVNASIKDVGLLTILDSEDRSHNETFLATPANVINAGWTVYVLSPITKVAKLSYSVMFVTFLLLLLLFTFVGFIIHRRAQFINNVRQQEQAKRELENRVDERTRDLKVANNTLSIEVNERIQTEEKLRATQRELVQAGKLAALGQMSAALSHELNQPLAAIRTYADNAGEFLKRNNTTQAKENIDYISMMSDRMAELTRHLRNFARKPNQTASCVDLEKVFKAVEVIMSGRIKDSRAKINFNFERRPIYILGGEGRLQQVFVNLLSNSLDAMKDKDQPAIDISIEYRDQKSVVVHFRDYGTGLSDEIKDRVFDPFFTTKGVNEGLGLGLSISYNVLQDFNGELKSENHVDGGAIFSVTLQLANTKEIAAE